In the genome of Anabaena cylindrica PCC 7122, the window ATAGGTTACAGGGTAATTATTCCCCAGTTTCCAGTCGCCGATCCCCAGTACCCAATCCCCCAATCCCTAAAAAGAAATTATCAAATAATTATTCTGAAACTTAGCGCCAGTGATGGGTCTACCACTTAAGGCAGGAGGTAGGAAGATATTGCGCCGTTGATCTCCGGCTTCTACCGTGACTTCTGGCCCGTACTGGGTGAGTTTGACTTGCTTTTTGTCAAACCCAGGCAAAAATAAGCGTACTTGACGATTATGAACGTCGATTTCAATTGGTTTGGGAGTTTGTAATGCTTGCGCTACGAAGTTGGGTAAAGCATCTATCAAAGGTTGCCATTCACCGTTAGAGACATCAGGAACGATGCTCACAGGTAGGGGTGTAAACTCTTCTGATAGGTCGGTGTTTTCTCCAGCAGACACTAAAATAGCGCCACCAATAGTTAAACCAACTTGTTGGGCAGTACCCCAAAGAAAGCGGGAATTTGCAACATCAATTGGGTCTGGAGTTGTCACCAAAAAGGCGGCGACGCGATGGGGATCTGCGATCGCATCTTTACCTTGTTCGAGAAAATTATTAACTTGGTTAGTGGGTTGGGCAAAGTTATCTGCCGTCCAGTTAACATTAAAAAAGCTGGTAATCAGCGGTTGAATCAAGGGTGATTCTGTAATTGTTTTGCCCAAGTCAGAATTGACAAACAATTGCCGAAATCGCCGGACATACCAACTCATGGATTCTGGCATTCCCAACATCCGCAAGGTGGAAGAATCGCCTGTGCCATCGTAGATAATCGCGTCATATTTGCCACTGGCATCATATTCACGAATAGCATTGAGAGCCAAGGCGTTATCCATGCCCGGTAATACTACCAGTTCTTGACCATAAACCTCTTTAAAAATAGGCGTGCGGAGGTATTGCGCCTCAAGTTTTTTTGCTTCTTCCCAGTTACGTTCTAGCAGTACAGATGATTGAAACTGTACTGCTTGCAAGTTGGGAGCGATTTCCTGGGGGTCAGGAGTGAGAGAAGTATCTAAGAGAATTGGCAATGTTGGCTCTGCAAGTCCTGCTAGGAGTACCCGTTTGCCTTGGTTTGCCAATAACTTGGCCGCTGCGATCGCTATTTTGCTACGAGCGATGCCGCTTTTGCCTAAAAATGTCAGTATCAAGGCCATTACTTGATTTCCAATTACCGCCTGTCTTGTCAACTCCAACTTAGCACTGAACCAATACTCTCAGCCGAAGTTAACGACTTTTCACCCCTATACTATTTTGATTTCATCTTCAAAAAACCAAGTAGAGGAGTTATCGTCAAATTTGACTACTACGCCGATTCCCGCACCGTCAGTGACTTTGTAGCCTTCGATGATGCCTATTTTTCCTAGTTTTTGAGCAATTACAGCAGATACGCGATCGCGCAACCGAAAC includes:
- a CDS encoding Get3/ArsA fold putative tail anchor-mediating ATPase NosAFP codes for the protein MALILTFLGKSGIARSKIAIAAAKLLANQGKRVLLAGLAEPTLPILLDTSLTPDPQEIAPNLQAVQFQSSVLLERNWEEAKKLEAQYLRTPIFKEVYGQELVVLPGMDNALALNAIREYDASGKYDAIIYDGTGDSSTLRMLGMPESMSWYVRRFRQLFVNSDLGKTITESPLIQPLITSFFNVNWTADNFAQPTNQVNNFLEQGKDAIADPHRVAAFLVTTPDPIDVANSRFLWGTAQQVGLTIGGAILVSAGENTDLSEEFTPLPVSIVPDVSNGEWQPLIDALPNFVAQALQTPKPIEIDVHNRQVRLFLPGFDKKQVKLTQYGPEVTVEAGDQRRNIFLPPALSGRPITGAKFQNNYLIISF
- the petP gene encoding cytochrome b6f subunit PetP; this encodes MEIGQKVKVFRLRDRVSAVIAQKLGKIGIIEGYKVTDGAGIGVVVKFDDNSSTWFFEDEIKIV